A window from Opitutia bacterium ISCC 52 encodes these proteins:
- a CDS encoding Brp/Blh family beta-carotene 15,15'-dioxygenase: MNLVWQRYLFQISAAGLITLSVVAGSIPMIIQVSVLAILVALFGIPHGALDPLVAYDMPRWKSKIGMVGFLLFYVILAVLVILIWHSLPGISLLIFLLISGIHFSGDWRGALPFLYRLPLGLLIVTGPALFHRTEVESLFSMLSTPAAGVAITQWMSYLGVLVIPACLLPLLKISRKGFWDMLEIALLLLSVILLTPLLFFVLYFCGLHSPRHFCSTLKEHQKTLAWLVCVLITGVTLLGAVTFYFYLPSISLSQSLIQITFIGLAALTVPHMLLIEYASASKVSETAVYS, encoded by the coding sequence ATGAATCTCGTTTGGCAGAGATACCTCTTTCAAATAAGTGCAGCCGGACTCATCACTCTTTCTGTAGTTGCTGGATCAATACCAATGATTATCCAGGTTAGCGTTCTGGCCATCTTGGTAGCTTTGTTTGGAATTCCGCATGGGGCGCTGGATCCCTTGGTGGCTTATGACATGCCCAGGTGGAAAAGCAAAATCGGCATGGTGGGCTTTCTACTGTTCTATGTAATTCTGGCTGTTCTCGTTATTCTGATTTGGCACTCATTGCCTGGAATATCCCTCCTTATTTTTTTGCTCATCTCGGGCATTCACTTTTCAGGTGATTGGCGAGGAGCTCTTCCCTTTCTCTATCGACTTCCCCTTGGATTATTGATTGTAACAGGACCCGCTCTATTTCATCGCACCGAAGTCGAATCTCTATTTTCGATGCTTTCAACACCTGCAGCAGGAGTGGCGATCACACAATGGATGAGCTATCTCGGGGTTTTGGTGATACCTGCTTGTTTATTACCACTCCTGAAGATCAGCAGGAAAGGCTTCTGGGACATGCTGGAAATTGCTCTGCTTCTTCTTTCAGTTATCCTTCTAACACCATTGCTTTTCTTTGTTCTCTATTTTTGCGGACTCCACAGCCCCCGTCATTTTTGTAGCACCCTCAAAGAGCATCAGAAAACTTTGGCGTGGCTGGTCTGTGTATTGATTACCGGTGTCACCTTACTCGGAGCTGTCACCTTTTATTTTTATCTTCCTTCGATCTCTCTTAGCCAGTCGCTTATTCAAATAACATTTATTGGCTTAGCTGCCCTGACCGTACCGCACATGCTTCTGATAGAATACGCATCGGCCTCCAAAGTCTCCGAAACCGCTGTGTATTCCTAG
- a CDS encoding sulfatase, translating to MNRTPYILVTFLVFSFSIVAPQSAIDAAEKPNIILILTDDLGYGDLSCYGSEFIKTPRIDKMASMGVRAKEYRVAANICTPSRAALLTGSYPQRAGIPNGISPKRPEHRHLGLHPNEFTIAELLKTQAYATAMIGKWHLGFDDVFHPLNYGFDSYYGLPTNYSHDKRFFDDKQVIEEDTDLSMLTSRYTDKAVEFITNNSAKPFFLYLAHNYPHVPLKPNPAFAGKSKAGDYGDIIEELDASTGSILDTLNELEIAENTLIIFTSDNGPLPRYADEFGSAGSFRGSKYVTFEGGHRVPAIFYWPDRLPSEQVCEVPISSMDVLPTIAGILGARLPDDRILDGRNIWPILTGDSKTPPREIDYYYNDNNLQAIRRQDWKIHLPRTMDDLPFWHRNGNKEFQELAEPYLVNLNNDIGESENIASKNTSVVNELLSEAQTTRQELGSSKSRGTAQRPIGDSRELAIASRTASKPPNIILIFTDDQGYQDIGVYGSPNIKTPHLDRMTEEGMRFTDFYAQTVCGPSRAALMTGSYPLRIATKGNRVDVHPYMHTKEITIAEVLKPLGYKTAAFGKWDLAGHTQDPKRYAPELMPTHQGFDYYFGTSSSNDSKAHLIRNETVIEMEADMSQLTRRYTDEAIGFIKRSKDSPFFIYMPHTMPHIRLERSAQFEGKSKGGIYGDVIEEIDWNVGRIFETLKEEGLDDSTYVFYMSDNGPWYLGSSKGHLDRIGPDAEAHGGSALPLRGAKTATWEGGLRVPCIMWAPGQIPAGTVCSEIASTMDMLPTIAKLAGGEAPTDRVIDGHDISDLLHGIQGTRSPTQAFYYYARTQLRAVRSGPWKLHLPLKSDQFWARYSKPEDVIDFSKPLLYNLESDLSETIDVSNQHPAVVKKLLQLVEDARNDIGDIDKIGANARFFDDDPKRPDIVAGN from the coding sequence ATGAATCGAACGCCCTACATACTAGTTACCTTCCTGGTGTTTTCGTTTTCAATTGTTGCCCCACAGTCAGCAATTGATGCTGCAGAGAAGCCCAACATCATCCTAATCCTAACCGATGACCTTGGTTATGGGGATTTGAGTTGTTACGGTTCTGAGTTCATCAAAACGCCACGTATCGATAAGATGGCCTCGATGGGGGTGCGAGCCAAAGAGTATCGAGTCGCAGCCAACATCTGTACGCCTTCACGCGCGGCACTACTGACTGGTTCTTATCCTCAACGCGCAGGTATTCCCAACGGGATCAGTCCGAAGCGTCCAGAACATCGGCACCTGGGCTTGCACCCGAATGAGTTTACCATCGCCGAACTTTTAAAAACTCAGGCCTATGCAACTGCCATGATTGGCAAATGGCACCTCGGGTTCGACGACGTCTTCCATCCACTCAATTATGGATTTGATAGTTACTACGGGTTACCTACCAACTACAGCCACGATAAAAGGTTCTTTGATGACAAGCAAGTGATTGAGGAGGATACGGATCTTTCGATGCTGACCTCACGCTACACTGACAAAGCGGTGGAGTTTATAACCAACAACAGCGCAAAACCGTTCTTTCTCTATCTGGCTCACAACTACCCACATGTTCCTCTGAAACCTAATCCCGCATTTGCAGGTAAGTCCAAAGCCGGTGATTATGGAGATATCATAGAGGAACTGGACGCTAGCACCGGAAGCATTCTCGATACCTTGAATGAATTGGAGATCGCCGAGAATACCCTGATCATCTTTACCAGCGACAACGGTCCACTTCCCAGATACGCAGATGAATTTGGTTCGGCCGGATCATTTCGTGGCAGCAAATATGTCACCTTTGAAGGTGGTCACCGCGTGCCCGCCATTTTCTATTGGCCAGATCGACTTCCATCCGAACAGGTCTGTGAAGTGCCTATTAGTTCGATGGATGTTTTGCCAACCATTGCAGGAATTCTTGGCGCTCGATTACCGGATGATCGTATTTTGGACGGAAGAAACATTTGGCCGATTTTAACCGGTGATTCAAAAACGCCACCAAGAGAGATCGATTACTATTACAACGACAATAACCTGCAGGCTATCAGAAGGCAGGATTGGAAAATACATCTTCCTCGCACCATGGACGACCTTCCTTTCTGGCACCGCAACGGAAATAAGGAATTCCAGGAACTGGCGGAACCCTACCTGGTTAACCTGAACAACGACATCGGTGAATCCGAAAATATCGCCAGCAAGAATACGAGCGTCGTCAATGAGTTACTCTCTGAAGCCCAAACAACCCGCCAGGAGCTCGGAAGTTCCAAATCCAGAGGAACCGCACAACGACCTATTGGAGATTCCAGGGAATTAGCAATTGCCTCACGCACAGCTTCCAAGCCACCGAACATCATTCTCATTTTTACTGATGACCAAGGCTATCAGGACATCGGTGTTTACGGATCACCCAATATCAAAACACCTCATCTAGATCGCATGACTGAGGAAGGTATGCGCTTTACTGACTTCTATGCCCAAACCGTTTGCGGGCCTTCGCGAGCTGCATTGATGACCGGTAGTTATCCTCTTCGCATCGCAACCAAAGGAAACCGAGTGGATGTACATCCGTATATGCACACTAAAGAAATTACGATCGCGGAAGTGCTAAAGCCTCTGGGATACAAAACGGCTGCCTTTGGAAAATGGGATCTGGCTGGTCATACCCAGGACCCCAAACGCTATGCCCCGGAGTTGATGCCTACGCATCAAGGATTCGATTATTACTTTGGAACCTCGAGTAGCAACGACAGCAAAGCTCATCTAATTCGTAACGAAACCGTCATTGAGATGGAAGCTGACATGAGTCAGTTGACGCGCCGCTATACGGATGAGGCCATAGGTTTTATCAAGCGAAGTAAGGATAGTCCTTTCTTCATCTACATGCCACACACCATGCCTCATATTCGTTTGGAACGTTCCGCCCAGTTTGAAGGCAAATCCAAAGGCGGCATCTACGGGGATGTAATTGAAGAGATCGACTGGAACGTCGGCCGAATCTTTGAAACCTTAAAGGAAGAAGGCCTCGATGATTCCACCTATGTGTTCTACATGAGTGACAACGGGCCCTGGTACCTGGGAAGCAGCAAAGGGCACCTGGATCGCATAGGCCCGGACGCAGAAGCTCATGGTGGATCTGCCCTCCCGCTTCGGGGAGCCAAGACTGCCACCTGGGAAGGTGGCTTGCGCGTGCCTTGCATTATGTGGGCACCCGGTCAGATCCCCGCCGGAACTGTTTGCTCTGAAATTGCCTCAACCATGGACATGCTACCCACCATCGCAAAACTCGCCGGCGGAGAAGCTCCCACCGACCGCGTCATCGACGGACACGATATCTCAGACTTACTACATGGAATTCAAGGCACAAGAAGTCCCACCCAAGCATTTTATTATTACGCACGCACTCAACTCCGTGCCGTTCGCTCCGGTCCATGGAAACTGCATCTACCCTTAAAGTCCGATCAGTTCTGGGCCCGCTATAGTAAACCGGAAGACGTGATCGACTTCTCAAAGCCGCTCCTTTATAATTTAGAATCCGATCTCAGCGAAACAATCGATGTCTCTAATCAACATCCAGCCGTAGTCAAAAAGCTACTACAACTCGTAGAAGATGCACGGAATGACATTGGCGATATTGACAAGATTGGAGCAAACGCGCGCTTCTTCGATGACGATCCGAAAAGACCGGACATAGTGGCAGGAAATTAA